A region of the Legionella sp. PATHC035 genome:
TTTTCTTTCCATCTCAATTTTGGACCACATTACGGATTTATGGTCAATATGATAATAAAGACAGTTTGCCCCTTTGGGTATTCCTTCAGGAGCCGAGAGAAGTCTGGAGATAGGTGCTCCGGGTAATGCAAAATCGATGTAATTTTCAATTTCTGAATAAACACATAACTTACCAAAATCTTTAATCATCTCCGCAATTTCTTCTTGATCCTCCTGAGCATAAATCACTAGGAAGTAACTTCTATCCTTTCGGATAAAACTGTTGCCAAGATCGGCATAATAATGATTTTTCTCTTTAACCATTCGACGAATGCGATCCGGATCGGCGGTAATAATGGTTAACAACTTGGTAACTAACGCCTCGATGAGTTTATAACTTTTACTCAGATCACTGTGATCATAAACAGGCATTGCGGTGATAGTTCCACTGCCGCCTTCAAAAAAATTAATTTCTGTTGAATAAAAGCTTAATTCACTGATTAGCTGTTGTAAAAGACCATAAACTTCCCAAGGATGAACGGTTTTGGCATTGAGCAAATGATCCATTACGGCAACATTTCGTAATAATGAACGGAGTGAAAACAATCGCGCAAAGTTGCTGTTGTCAATATGGGTGCTGTACGTATCAAGCGGCTGTTTAAATTGTTCTAATTTGCTCGTTGTTTTTACTAAATCATTCTGAATTCGGTTGAGCAGTGCAATTAAATTTTTGTGCGCATTAATGCTGACACAAGAAGGATAAAAATCAGGAGCATAATAAATTTCATCGTTGGTACGTCGTAACTCTGCCACCTGGATAATGGAGTAGTTATGCGTATTTTCAATTTCGAACTCCCAAAATAATTTGACTACATAAAATAATGATCGTAGATGAGCTTGTGCACCCTGGTGGTAGTAATCGGGGAGTTCATCTCCTGCACTGTAACTAATATAACGAGTACCCACACTATTTAAGTTTTCCAAACTTTCGATTGTGGTTACATTAGCTACATTTTTCGAGAGTTCCTTAACACCAATGTATACTTTCAGCGAATTGGCGTTTGCTGGCCAATCTGATTTAAATGATCGGGGTAAAAATTTGGCATTGACATCAATCTCAACAAACTCCCCACTGGGTAAAAAAAATGACATTTTTTCTATATCGAAAATGCCGCTTTTAAATGCCTTGTCATTGATTTCCAACTCGGAAAATCCCCAAAAAAATGGGGTTATGTAGCGTAAAAATTGCGAATGAATATAATGCTGATTGAGTTCAGTATATTGAAAGTGTTGCGGTTGTAAAAAAAGTCCATGTTCCCAATCAATCGGCGTATTCCAAATCATATTTATTTATCCCAATATTTTTTTAAGGACACACGATTCTTTGTTTTCGTGATTACGGTCTTTCTTGAAGAGCTTTCAGTGTAGTTAATCGCTTGAGAGCCAAATTCTAGATAAATCCCAAGTCGTCCCATCTGTTTTGTTTTTTTCCAAAAAGTAAGCGGATTCCATTTATTAAAGACGGGGACTTCATAGATACGAACTACCCCGGCAGGGGTTAAATTGTAATATCCGGCGACAACGAGAACTTTTTTGGTCTCAGCCATACGTGCAATGGTAAAGGTTTGGGTCATTCCAGGTGCAATAAAAAAAGTGCGAATGTGTACTTTCTTGTTCGTTTGGGTGATGTTGTCCGCTTCCGTATCCGCATCAAGTAATTGACTAATTCCTTCGGCAGTAACTATTTGGTTTTGCACATCTTCTAATTTTTCAATCTGGACTACACTGAATTTTAAAGTATGTTTTTTATGATCATATTCATTTAAGTCTTTGCTGGCTACAGCACGAATAAGAATAGCATTATCTTGATAGCTGCTGGCTAACTGGGGCTCTTTTTCTTTCCCACCCGTTGTGCAGCCACCTATAATGAAGATTAAGAAGCAAAATATTATTCTTAGCATGACTTTAATTTTATTATCCTTAAACCTGAGCGTTAATTAGGGGCTTTGATCATTTATCGTTCCACGTCCTGTAACGTGTTCTGAGAACTCCCCACAAATTTTTTCACTCTACGTACCGCAATGAAGGCGGGACATAGTCCTTCTAAGGGAATGAATATTTATTCCATGGTATCAGAACCTTTAAGGAAAACAATAGAAGCCTAGTGTATCACCTTTCTTAAAGGCCAAAATTATAAATTGTAACCAGCAAATTTAACGCAAAATAAATCAATCGTTCCAATCGGATTACTTACTATTATTCCTTATAATTTATTGATAATATAATTTTTTTTTAAGGGTTACAGCAACATCCCTTGAAAAAAATGAATTAATTGGACACAAAAATTACGGACTGAATTATTAAGGGGATAAAGAAATTGTTAAGAAAAATAGATGGACTTTTGCTAATGGTTTCCTGTGTCACCGGCATGCTGTCTCCAGTGGCTTTTGCTAAGGCCCCCTCAGTAAAAAAGCATGCTGTATGGAAAGACCAGGCTGAGAAATCAATCAATTGGCACTCTCTGAATTGGCGGGCCGTTTTAACTCTTTCAGGAGCTGCAGCTTTCGGTGACAGGGTAGGGACTTCAGAATTTATTCCAATTGCCGATCCGCTTGAAGACGAGTTTTTCGATTACGCACCGCATAGTTCAGATCAATCCAAATTTTTATTCGGTGTCTTCATGGGGGCAGAATATTTATTAAATCCTTCTTGGAATTTGCAATCAGGGTTTAGTTATTATCAACCTGCATCGTTCCATGTTAACGGTACAGTCACCCAAGGTTTGGATGAGCTATCCGTTGATTCATTTCCCTATGAGTACGATATTCAGGTTCGACAAGTTTTGTTTGAAAACAAACTCTTGTACAACTTGCCGTTTCAACCAGTAGTGCTGCATCCCTATGTTTCCGGAGGGATAGGTGTGGGCATAAATTCATTTCAGGACTTTGAAGTGACGATTACTCCACCATTCACCACCTTTAGTAATCAATTTAGCGATGAGACTCTTACTAACTTTTCGTATCGGGTTGGTGCTGGTATTGACGTTGACGTGAATAACTGGGTCCGAGTGGGTGTGGGTTATCGATTTGCAGACTTTGGTAAAGTAAAGTCAGGAAATGCTTCCATAGATCAGGTCCCTACATTTAACACAATATCACAATCCCATTTCTATACGAATGAAGTGATGGGGCAATTAACCTTTATCATGTAAAAGGATGAACATGAAACGTTACTCTCTTAATTCAATTGGTTTAGCTATTTTTTTAAACTCAATGACTAGTTATGCGTTACCTTTTAATATCATTCCCCAAGGCAAGTTGCCAACGACGATTTTTAAGGGGGAAACAGCCAATGCTTCGTATACAGTG
Encoded here:
- a CDS encoding outer membrane beta-barrel protein, coding for MLRKIDGLLLMVSCVTGMLSPVAFAKAPSVKKHAVWKDQAEKSINWHSLNWRAVLTLSGAAAFGDRVGTSEFIPIADPLEDEFFDYAPHSSDQSKFLFGVFMGAEYLLNPSWNLQSGFSYYQPASFHVNGTVTQGLDELSVDSFPYEYDIQVRQVLFENKLLYNLPFQPVVLHPYVSGGIGVGINSFQDFEVTITPPFTTFSNQFSDETLTNFSYRVGAGIDVDVNNWVRVGVGYRFADFGKVKSGNASIDQVPTFNTISQSHFYTNEVMGQLTFIM
- a CDS encoding type VI secretion lipoprotein TssJ, translated to MLRIIFCFLIFIIGGCTTGGKEKEPQLASSYQDNAILIRAVASKDLNEYDHKKHTLKFSVVQIEKLEDVQNQIVTAEGISQLLDADTEADNITQTNKKVHIRTFFIAPGMTQTFTIARMAETKKVLVVAGYYNLTPAGVVRIYEVPVFNKWNPLTFWKKTKQMGRLGIYLEFGSQAINYTESSSRKTVITKTKNRVSLKKYWDK
- the tssK gene encoding type VI secretion system baseplate subunit TssK gives rise to the protein MIWNTPIDWEHGLFLQPQHFQYTELNQHYIHSQFLRYITPFFWGFSELEINDKAFKSGIFDIEKMSFFLPSGEFVEIDVNAKFLPRSFKSDWPANANSLKVYIGVKELSKNVANVTTIESLENLNSVGTRYISYSAGDELPDYYHQGAQAHLRSLFYVVKLFWEFEIENTHNYSIIQVAELRRTNDEIYYAPDFYPSCVSINAHKNLIALLNRIQNDLVKTTSKLEQFKQPLDTYSTHIDNSNFARLFSLRSLLRNVAVMDHLLNAKTVHPWEVYGLLQQLISELSFYSTEINFFEGGSGTITAMPVYDHSDLSKSYKLIEALVTKLLTIITADPDRIRRMVKEKNHYYADLGNSFIRKDRSYFLVIYAQEDQEEIAEMIKDFGKLCVYSEIENYIDFALPGAPISRLLSAPEGIPKGANCLYYHIDHKSVMWSKIEMERKVAFYLGKTPVDIVIDIVAVGG